One window of Nicotiana tomentosiformis chromosome 11, ASM39032v3, whole genome shotgun sequence genomic DNA carries:
- the LOC138901240 gene encoding uncharacterized protein encodes MQQTLQVMHATDTESVMLASYSLRDVVVSLYETWEQSRRPLAPPTGWMAFCKAFLQQYLPIELRRARNNRFLWLGQGNMSVREYKMQFSSLARYSPSVVTEMSDRAHQFVGGLGPHLINECTTPNLNPNMDISRIQAYAQNMEDQKRQQRAAREHDRRQHKINQSIRNTGEFRGGFRPLFPRHPSYPTTSATLQFQDQRHDRTTYSG; translated from the coding sequence ATGCAGCAGACTTTACAAGTCATGCATGCCACTGATACTGAGTCAGTAATGCTTGCTTCTTATAGTTTGCGAGATGTTGTTGTGTCATTGTATGAGACTTGGGAACAATCTAGGAGACCTCTTGCCCCACCGACAGGATGGATGGCATTTTGTAAAGCATTTTTGCAGCAGTATTTGCCTATTGAGCTCCGTCGAGCCAGAAATAATAGATTCTTATGGTTGGGGCAAGGCAATATGAGTGTCCGAGAGTACAAAATGCAATTTAGCTCTTTGGCTAGGTATTCCCCTTCGGTTGTGACTGAGATGAGTGATCGGGCACATCAATTTGTGGGTGGTCTGGGACCACATTTGATTAACGAATGTACCACTCCTAATTTGAATCCGAATATGGATATCTCTCGTATTCAAGCCTATGCACAAAACATGGAGGATCAAAAGAGGCAACAACGAGCCGCTCGAGAGCATGATAGGAGACAACATAAAATAAACCAGTCCATAAGAAATACGGGAGAATTTCGAGGCGGGTTTAGACCTCTGTTTCCTCGGCATCCATCTTATCCGACAACTAGTGCAACATTACAGTTCCAGGATCAGCGTCATGATCGGACCACTTATTCCGGTTAG